A single region of the Vicia villosa cultivar HV-30 ecotype Madison, WI linkage group LG4, Vvil1.0, whole genome shotgun sequence genome encodes:
- the LOC131594687 gene encoding CBL-interacting serine/threonine-protein kinase 1-like — translation MVIINQERKKECKGIRLGKYELGKTLGEGNFGKVKLARNTDSEQFFAVKILEKNKIVDLNNTDQIKREISTLKLLKHPNVVRLYEVLASKTKIYMVLEYVNGGELFDKIASKGKLTEAHGRKMFQQLIDGVSCCHNKGVFHRDLKLENVLVDAKGNIKITDFNLSALPQHCGADGLLHTTCGSPNYVAPEILANRGYDGAKSDIWSCGVILYVILTGYLPFDDRNLAVLYQKIFKGDVQIPLWLSPGAQNIIKRILDPNPETRITMSMIKEDEWFKQGYNPANRDDEEDDVYIGDEAFSIQEVCTEADLASPKSPKLINAFQLIGMSSCLDLSGFFEKEDVSERKIRFTSNHSPKDLTEKIEDIVIKMGFSVQKKNGKLKVIHENKAHKSLGSLSVAAEVLEIGPSLYVVELRKSYGDATVYRQLCKKLSSDLGIAKTAQLVSSEMISVCMKKIS, via the exons ATGGTGATAATAAACCAAGAGAGGAAGAAAGAATGCAAAGGAATACGATTGGGGAAATACGAATTGGGAAAAACACTTGGTGAAGGAAATTTCGGAAAAGTTAAGTTAGCAAGAAACACTGATTCGGAACAGTTTTTTGCGGTTAAGATTCTCGAGAAAAATAAGATTGTTGATCTCAACAACACTGACcag ATTAAAAGGGAGATATCAACGTTGAAGCTTTTGAAACATCCTAACGTTGTTAGGTTATACGAG GTCTTGGCTAGCAAAACCAAAATTTATATGGTGCTTGAGTATGTGAATGGAGGAGAATTATTTGACAAAATT GCATCAAAAGGTAAACTAACAGAAGCTCATGGTAGAAAGATGTTCCAACAATTGATTGATGGTGTGAGCTGCTGCCACAATAAAGGTGTCTTCCACAGAGATCTTAAG TTAGAGAATGTACTTGTGGATGCCAAAGGGAACATAAAGATAACTGATTTTAACCTCAGTGCTCTGCCGCAACATTGCGGG GCAGATGGGTTGCTACATACAACTTGTGGAAGTCCAAATTATGTTGCTCCTGAGATTCTTGCCAATAGAGGCTACGACGGTGCGAAATCGGATATTTGGTCATGTGGTGTTATCTTATATGTAATTCTAACAGGATACCTTCCTTTTGACGACAGAAATCTCGCAGTTCTCTATCAAAAG ATTTTCAAAGGAGATGTTCAAATTCCGTTATGGTTGTCACCTGGCGCTCAAAACATCATTAAGCGAATTCTTGATCCGAACCCCGAAACAAGAATAACAATGTCTATGATCAAAGAAGATGAATGGTTTAAGCAGGGTTATAATCCTGCAAACCGAGACGACGAGGAAGATGATGTATACATTGGCGACGAAGCCTTTTCCATccaagaagtg TGCACTGAAGCAGACCTGGCTAGTCCGAAATCGCCGAAGCTTATCAATGCGTTTCAGTTGATAGGGATGTCTTCGTGTTTAGACCTTTCTGGCTTTTTCGAGAAAGAG GATGTCTCGGAGAGAAAGATACGATTTACATCAAACCATTCACCGAAAGATTTGACGGAAAAGATTGAGGACATTGTAATAAAAATGGGTTTTAGTGTTCAGAAAAAAAACGGAAAA TTGAAAGTGATACACGAGAATAAAGCGCATAAAAGTCTAGGAAGCCTCTCGGTTGCAGCAGAG GTTTTGGAAATTGGTCCATCATTGTATGTAGTAGAACTAAGGAAATCGTATGGAGATGCAACTGTATATAGACAA TTATGCAAGAAGTTGTCAAGTGACTTGGGTATAGCCAAGACGGCACAGCTTGTGAGCTCGGAAATGATAAGCGTGTGTATGAAGAAAATAAGTTAG